One stretch of Zingiber officinale cultivar Zhangliang chromosome 6B, Zo_v1.1, whole genome shotgun sequence DNA includes these proteins:
- the LOC121989516 gene encoding 60S ribosomal protein L7a-2-like produces MAPKRGEKVSVPAKKKHEKVVNPLFEKRPKQFGIGGAIPPKKDLKRFVKWPKVVRIQRQKRILKQRLKVPPALNQFTRTLDSNLARNLFKLLLKYRPEDRAAKKERLLMRAQAEAEGKTVESKKPIVVKYGLNHVTYLIEQNKAQLVVIAHDVDPIELVVWLPALCRKMEIPYCIIKGKSRLGAIVHKKTASVLCLTTVKNEDKLEFSKILEAIKANFNDKFDEIRRKWGGGVMGSKSQAKAKAKEKLLAKEAVQRMT; encoded by the exons ATG GCCCCAAAAAGAGGTGAGAAGGTGTCTgttcctgcgaagaagaaacat GAGAAGGTTGTGAATCCTCTGTTTGAGAAGCGTCCGAAACAGTTTGGAATCGGAGGAGCAATACCACCGAAGAAGGATCTGAAAAGGTTCGTGAAATGGCCGAAGGTTGTCAGGATCCAGAGGCAGAAAAGGATACTGAAGCAGCGGTTGAAGGTTCCTCCGGCTCTGAACCAGTTCACGCGGACTTTGGATAGCAACCTCG CGAGAAATCTTTTTAAATTGCTTTTGAAGTACAGGCCTGAAGATCGAGCTGCAAAGAAGGAAAGGCTTCTTATGAGGGCACAAGCTGAGGCAGAGGGAAAGACTGTTGAGTCGAAGAAACCAATTGTCGTGAAGTATGGGCTCAATCATGTCACTTACCTTATCGAACAG AACAAGGCCCAGTTGGTTGTGATCGCGCATGATGTGGACCCAATTGAGCTTGTTGTTTGGTTGCCTGCCTTGTGCAGGAAGATGGAAATTCCCTACTGTATTATCAAAGGGAAATCCCGTCTTGGAGCG ATCGTCCATAAGAAAACTGCATCAGTTTTGTGTCTGACTACTGTTAAGAACGAAGACAAATTGGAATTTAGTAAAATCCTTGAAGCTATCAAG GCCAACTTCAACGACAAATTTGATGAGATCAGGAGGAAGTGGGGTGGTGGAGTCATGGGCTCCAAATCCCAGGCTAAAGCAAAGGCCAAAGAGAAGCTGCTAGCAAAGGAAGCTGTTCAGAGAATGACCTAG
- the LOC121991530 gene encoding uncharacterized protein LOC121991530, translated as MAFMCLIYLSLLFSLLLCSIEGRNIPLTEEEDLELDKELQSLNKPPVKIIKQTFSGDLFDCIEKYKQPAFDHPALKNHKLQMRPSFQTKNNVTMDENFKSLLDPGFNDTCPPGTVLIRRTRKEDLIISKELTKYFRNYGSGYRVRDDSVGQNYYAIVRSKNSSFYGFRSKISTWALPNVGPDQVSASQVWIMGDIDGPDGSLNAIQSGWHVHPQIYNDTFTHFFIYWTTNGYRTGCMNLNCKGFVQVSANYAPGYAFPKVSLYRGKPEYLDLLIAKDPKSGNWWLTLPCGGLTGSVDIGYWPKELFPNLEISSYIDFGGQVYTPNNEASPPMGSGSFPEEGFGRASHFMQAQFIGTDHQAFTPSEGSVYTENDSLDNYYKVSGDPPESGDFNVYYGGQGGLIAATG; from the exons ATGGCATTCATGTGCCTGATTTACTTGTCATTGCTCTTCTCTCTTTTGCTTTGTTCAATTGAAGGAAGAAACATTCCATTAACCGAGGAAGAAGACCTGGAGTTAGACAAAGAACTCCAAAGTCTCAACAAACCCCCTGTCAAAATCATCAAGCAG ACCTTCAGTGGAGATCTTTTTGACTGTATCGAAAAGTACAAACAACCTGCATTCGATCATCCTGCGTTGAAAAACCATAAGCTACAG ATGCGACCAAGTTTTCAAACGAAGAATAATGTGACTATggatgaaaattttaaatcactTCTAGATCCAGGCTTCAACGATACTTGTCCTCCGGGAACTGTTCTCATTAGGCGAACTCGAAAAGAAGATCTAATCATATCGAAAGAGCTAACCAAATACTTTAGAAACTATGGATCCGGATATCGTGTTCGTGATGATTCTGTGGGCCAGAATTAT TATGCAATAGTTCGGAGCAAGAACAGTAGTTTCTATGGCTTTCGATCAAAGATCTCTACGTGGGCACTACCAAATGTAGGGCCAGATCAAGTCTCTGCCAGTCAAGTATGGATTATGGGAGACATCGATGGTCCTGATGGAAGCCTGAATGCTATTCAATCAGGATGGCAC GTTCATCCCCAAATATATAACGATACGTTCACTCATTTTTTCATTTATTGGACA ACTAACGGTTACCGGACGGGCTGCATGAACTTAAATTGCAAAGGGTTCGTGCAAGTTTCAGCAAACTATGCACCTGGATATGCCTTCCCCAAAGTTTCTCTGTACCGTGGCAAACCAGAATACTTAGACCTACTCATAGCAAAG GATCCTAAAAGTGGTAACTGGTGGTTGACTCTTCCGTGTGGGGGGCTAACTGGGAGTGTAGATATTGGATATTGGCCGAAGGAGCTTTTCCCGAATTTAGAGATTTCGTCATATATAGACTTTGGAGGTCAAGTTTATACGCCCAACAATGAAGCGTCTCCTCCCATGGGGAGTGGTAGTTTTCCCGAAGAAGGGTTTGGCAGAGCCAGCCATTTTATGCAAGCGCAGTTCATTGGGACAGACCACCAAGCTTTCACTCCGAGTGAGGGCTCAGTGTATACAGAGAATGACTCGCTGGACAATTACTATAAAGTTTCTGGGGATCCTCCAGAAAGTGGTGATTTCAATGTTTATTATGGCGGACAGGGTGGGTTGATTGCTGCTACTGGGTAG